The sequence below is a genomic window from Helicobacter ganmani.
CGACTAGCAAACTTCAAACCATAACTTAAATCCGCGCTATTTTTGTAACGATCATTGTCGATATGGAAAGTTCCACCAACTTGCGGAGTAACCTCAAATAGGTTGTTAGCCGCAAAAAGCGAGCCACTTAATGCGAGTGAAAGCGCAAGAATTTTTTTCATAATTTTCTCCTTTAAACAATATAAAATTTATATTATAACTAATTTTTTGGCTATAATACTAGGTTTTATTGAAATTTTGTGTTTAATTTTAATTTCAAGGTAACATTTATTCAAATATTAAAAGGTAATTCCCAATGAAAGATTTTGAACAAATCCGACAAAATCTTGTCCAATTTATTGCAACCGAAGTTCAAGCAAGAGGATTTCAATTCGTTGTTTTTGGGTTAAGCGGTGGCGTTGATTCTGCAGTCGTTGCACGTCTTTGTCAGCTTGCTTTTCCAAACAATCATCAAGCCCTTTTAATGCCCTCCAAACAATCCTCCCAAACAAGCCTAACCCACGCATTAGAACTCTGTAAAAAATTTAATATTTCCTATCAGATTCTACAACTCCACCAACCACAAAGTGCTTTTGAAGCAACTTTGCAAGGATTAGATTCTACGCCCTTGCGATTAGGGAATCTTTGTGCGAGATTGCGTATGATTTGTCTCTACGACTACGCTTTTACACATAATGCTTTAGTGATTGGCACAAGCAATAAAAGTGAGATTTTGCTTGGCTATGGCACAATCTTTGGTGACTTAGCCTGCGCAATAAATCCTATCGGCAATCTCTATAAAACAGAAATTTATGAACTTGCGCGTGTTTTAGGGGTTCCGCAAACTATCCTAGAAAAAGCACCAAGTGCGGATTTGTATGAGGGACAGAGTGATGAGAAGGAATTGGGTTTTCCTTATGCAATCTTAGACAGAATTATGCTACTATTAGACAAAGGCGCAAAAGACGATGAAATCTTGCAACAAAATCTACCACGAGAGGCGTTAAGATTGGTCAAAGAGAGAATTTCTCACTTTGATTTTAAGCGCAAAATGCCAGAAATTGCAAATATTTAAAGGAAAATTTATGCGAAGTATTCCCTATTTTATCCCTGATATTACAGAGGCAGAAAGAGATGCAATTCTCAATGTATTAGAAAATCCAAGTCATAATATTGTGTTAGAGCTTGAAGAAGAATTTAAAAAATACATTGGTATCAAACACGCAATTTCAGCTGTTAGCGGAACAGCTGCTTTTCATTTGTGTCTTTTTGCTATGGATTTAAAACGAGGGGATAAAATCTTATGTTCCGTGAATTGTCACCCTAGTTTTCCAGAAATGATTCGGCATTTTGATGCAGAACCGATTTTTGTGGATATTGAAGAGGATACCTTTCTCATTTCTTTACAAAAATGTAAAGAAACATTAGAAAGAATCGGAAACAAAAAATTACGTGCAATTATCATTAGCCATGTTGCAGGGCAAGCTTGCGATATAGAGCCTTTTTACGATTTAGCCGAACATTACAATATTAAAGTCATTGAAGACGCAACGATGGCATTAGGATTGACGCACAATGGTTTAAAAATCGGCTCTCATCATAGCTTTGCAAGCATTTTTAGCGTTGTGCTAGATTCTGCAAATCCTGTTGCACAAGCCGGTATGCTCACAACACAAGACGATGAACTTGCTGCACAGGCAATGCTTTTGCGCTACCACGGAGTTGTGAGTGAAAAAACTACTAGCACGCGTCCGCAATATCTCTATGATGTCGTAGGGATTGGCAACAAATACAATATTAGTTACCTTGATACCGCACTTTGTCTAAGTCAGCTTAAGCGCATTGATTATATTATCAAAAAGCGTCAAGAAATTGCAAAATATTATATTCACGCATTACAAAACGCCCCCCATCTTGTAATGCCAAGCGCCAAAAGCGAACACATTTTTTTTCATTTTATCATCAAGGTAGATAAGAATCGCGACCATTTTGCACGTGAGCTAAAGGAATGCGGTATAGAAAGTGCGCTTCATTTTGTGCCATTGCATTTATTGAGTTATTACAAAAACAAATACAAAT
It includes:
- a CDS encoding DegT/DnrJ/EryC1/StrS family aminotransferase, with translation MRSIPYFIPDITEAERDAILNVLENPSHNIVLELEEEFKKYIGIKHAISAVSGTAAFHLCLFAMDLKRGDKILCSVNCHPSFPEMIRHFDAEPIFVDIEEDTFLISLQKCKETLERIGNKKLRAIIISHVAGQACDIEPFYDLAEHYNIKVIEDATMALGLTHNGLKIGSHHSFASIFSVVLDSANPVAQAGMLTTQDDELAAQAMLLRYHGVVSEKTTSTRPQYLYDVVGIGNKYNISYLDTALCLSQLKRIDYIIKKRQEIAKYYIHALQNAPHLVMPSAKSEHIFFHFIIKVDKNRDHFARELKECGIESALHFVPLHLLSYYKNKYKYKISDFPVSLKNYQQILSLPIYSAMQKEDIDYVCKQVLRLASERV
- a CDS encoding NAD+ synthase, whose amino-acid sequence is MKDFEQIRQNLVQFIATEVQARGFQFVVFGLSGGVDSAVVARLCQLAFPNNHQALLMPSKQSSQTSLTHALELCKKFNISYQILQLHQPQSAFEATLQGLDSTPLRLGNLCARLRMICLYDYAFTHNALVIGTSNKSEILLGYGTIFGDLACAINPIGNLYKTEIYELARVLGVPQTILEKAPSADLYEGQSDEKELGFPYAILDRIMLLLDKGAKDDEILQQNLPREALRLVKERISHFDFKRKMPEIANI